The following are encoded in a window of Danio aesculapii chromosome 12, fDanAes4.1, whole genome shotgun sequence genomic DNA:
- the LOC130238907 gene encoding uncharacterized protein LOC130238907 — MSLSTYEDLIMNMYVNGHTDTEISYHLSELGVQRGNSERNLRKFRSERGVKRKSISDEELELAVSRAVIETGPYYGRKMMTGYLAAQGVQAAEVRVGQKLAQMHEPYHRARCQGAKNLNPVPYNAEYVGHKLHMDQNEKLCMFGVTHVIAIDGFSKKIVGHSTMPIKNNLTIYEEVYRNAVISHGMWDQVRVDHGTEFYLTLFMQEMLAEHRHNQQRLPYLQTTSTKNHTVERMWPEVNKRVNFPIKRALIQMVDQESLDMEDGLTRYCLSNLTCQISQIGVQRFVHAWNSHYITGKGIPNLLARDGCKTRIVEELLLRASEAAELYHQEMGQRLTSSSAFGIDPFRSEEDKIRAETEFNSLYFDLEDVLNYTVNEYCHLFQDCLTQLINITRRYA; from the exons ATGAGTCTATCTACATATGAAGACCTGATCATGAATATGTACGTAAATGGACACACAGATACTGAAATTTCGTATCATTTATCGGAGCTAGGAGTGCAGAGGGGGAATTCAGAACGAAATTTACGAAAATTTCGTTCTGAAAGAGGTGTTAAAAGAAAAAGCATCTCCGACGAGGAATTGGAGTTGGCGGTTTCAAGGGCAGTTATAGAG ACTGGACCATATTATGGCCGCAAAATGATGACAGGCTACCTTGCTGCACAAGGTGTGCAGGCAGCAGAGGTTCGAGTGGGACAGAAATTAGCACAGATGCATGAACCATATCACCGGGCTCGATGCCAG GGTGCAAAAAATTTAAATCCAGTCCCATACAATGCAGAGTATGTAGGCCACAAACTCCATATGGACCAAAATGAGAAGCTTTGCATGTTTGGGGTCACACATGTTATTGCTATTGATGGTTTCAGCAAGAAAATTGTTGGCCATTCCACTATGCCAATAAAGAACAATTTAACCATTTATGAAGAGGTGTACAG AAATGCTGTCATTTCCCATGGCATGTGGGATCAGGTCAGGGTGGACCACGGCACAGAATTTTACCTAACCCTCTTCATGCAGGAAATGTTGGCAGAACACAGACATAACCAGCAAAGACTGCCTTACCTGCAGACAACATCAACAaag AACCACACTGTAGAGAGGATGTGGCCTGAAGTTAATAAGCGGGTCAATTTTCCAATCAAGAGAGCACTCATTCAGATGGTTGACCAGGAGTCTTTGGATATGGAGGATGGGTTGACAAGATACTGTTTGTCCAACCTTACATGCCAGATCAGCCAGATTGGAGTGCAGAGATTTGTTCATGCATGGAACAGTCATTATATTACAG GTAAAGGCATCCCCAATCTGCTGGCAAGAGATGGCTGCAAAACAAGGATTGTAGAGGAACTTTTGCTGAGGGCTTCAGAAGCTGCTGAGCTGTACCATCAGGAAATGGGACAGCGTTTGACCAGTTCGTCAGCATTTGGCATTGACCCATTCCGGTCTGAGGAGGATAAAATTAGGGCTGAGACAGAATTCAATTCCCTTTATTTTGACCTTGAAGATGtattgaactacactgtaaatGAGTATTGCCACCTGTTCCAAGACTGTTTAACCCAGCTAATTAACATCACCAGAAGATATGCATAG